The genomic region TTCAATTACTTCAATGGATTTTTCTTTTTTACGCTCAACGACTTTCTTTTTGCTTCCGCAGGAGCATATTGTTAACGCCAACAAAATGGTTAGAAATAGTTTCATTGAGAATAGATTTTATAAGCTTTTTTCAATTTTTCATCATAACGGTTTTTTGCGTACCCTGGACCATTGTAGCCACGGGCAAAACCTTGCCAATCTTTTCTTTGCAGTTCGTCGGACAAACCAGTAGATTTAATAAAATCCACAAAAGCCTCCAAATGTTTTCTTTCCGAAGTATCCATCGCATACATAAAATATTCAGGCGTAGAAAAACCAGCACGGTTGTAGTTGAATCCCATAATCTGGAATTTTCCCCAGCTTGCAGATTTAATTGCTGCCACAGGATCTAATTCAAATGCACGTTTAAACCTTTTATATTCGTCAAATCCGTCACCGTAATACTTTCTAGTCCAGTAGGGATAAGAAATGTCTTTGTATATTTCTCTTTTTGAATACTTACCATCAGTAAGCCGATGGAATATATGGCCCTCAAAAAGTATCTTTGGGGAACCATCGGATAGAAAACCAGTTTTTCTACTTTCCACATGTGCGACTGCTTTTATAACTGCTAGTTCACAACCTAATTTATCGGCAGCCCAAATAAAATCGTTTTCAGTTAGTGTTGGTTTCATTTTCATCCGTATTTTTTTCTTTAAAATGCTCTAGGCGCATGTCTTTATTAAAACGTGTTATCTTTTTAATCCATGAGGTTGGCGGAAATGCTCCGTTGGTTATAATAGCACAGTTCATTAGTGCGGAACCTGCGGGATAGACAAACACCATCAATCGGCTAATCATTGAGAAATAATCAGTAAGGATGTTATCCTTTCCCAAAATATGCTTAAACCCTTCCACCAACACACCTACAAAAAGTATCATGGCAGATTTAATAAAAAGCCCCTGAATGTTCTTTTTCATGGAGAAATCCCGCTTTATCCAAGCATGTACCCATGTACCCAAAAAATGGTCAAAAAGGATAGCAATAATAACGAAGGACACATACCCAAAATTCAGGCTGTACCAGTGGGTTATTTTATCCACAATAAACGCCAATGGTGAACCGATTAAGGATATATACAAAGTGGCTTTTACTTTCCCTATAATGGAGCCTTGATGTATAATAAGTAGGTTGTGGTATAGGAATTTTAAAAGCATCTTCAATTTAGATTTCCATATTGCTATCCGCAGTTTCACATTTATTTTTTAGTTTGCTTACGCACGTTCTGTTTGTTTTCTTCGGAAGAGTTTTCCTTTAGCTGCTTATTTTCATTGGAAAGCCTGTCTATTTCCGCTTGCATTTGGTTAATTCCTTTTACCACCCCATCAAAAGCGTTTGCTACATCTCGGCTTTCATTGATTGTAAGGCTTCCGTTTCCACGATTTAACGCCATTTCTAAAATTTGAATTTCTCTTTGCATCTATTTAAAATTTAATTAATTAACTAATCGGTATTTTCATCCCTGCCAGCCAGTAATCGGGGTTATCGTCACCAGCGGCAAAAAAGATGTATAAATGGTTTCCTTTGCGGATGGGTGAAATAAAACCCCCAATATGATCCCACCAAAAGTCCAATTCTGGGTATTTCCTAAAAAACTGCATTGGGGTAATAATAAGCGGACTTCGGGTATCGAACCCCCAACTGCTTCCTGTACCAGGGCTGGATGCCAATCCATATTCACGGTTATTGC from Galbibacter sp. BG1 harbors:
- a CDS encoding N-acetylmuramidase family protein, with protein sequence MKPTLTENDFIWAADKLGCELAVIKAVAHVESRKTGFLSDGSPKILFEGHIFHRLTDGKYSKREIYKDISYPYWTRKYYGDGFDEYKRFKRAFELDPVAAIKSASWGKFQIMGFNYNRAGFSTPEYFMYAMDTSERKHLEAFVDFIKSTGLSDELQRKDWQGFARGYNGPGYAKNRYDEKLKKAYKIYSQ